From the Micromonospora echinofusca genome, the window TGGCCGTAGACGGCGACGCGGGCGTCGAAACGGACGTGCCAGTCCGCCGTGGCCTCGGTGCCGCACCACTGGGCGAACTCCGGGTACCGCAGGATCCGGGTGGGTTCGCGCACGAGCGGGAAGTGGTTGACCAGGACGGTGGGCAGCCCGTCGCGTTCCGCGGTCAGCCGGCGCTCGGTCAGGGCCAGCCGCGCCCGGCACCAGGCGTCCCGCGTCGGGTACGGGTCGGGATGCAGCAGGATCTCGTCGGTGCACACCACGCCGACCTCGTGGGCCCGCGCGAGGGCCTGCTCCTTCGTGTACGTCCCGGCCGGCCGGAAGCTGTAGTCGTAGAGCAGGAACAGCGGCGCGATGAGGACCGGGTCGTCGCCCTGCGGATCCCAGACGGGGTACGGGTCCTCCGGCGTGACCACCCCGAGACCCCGGCAGAGCTGCACCAGGTGCTGGTAGCGCGCGTCCCCGCGCAGCTGCACCGGGTCCTCGCGGGGCGTCCACAGCTCGTGGTTGCCGGGGGCCCAGATCACCTTGGCGAACCGGCGGCTGAGCAGTCCCAGCGCCCACTCGACGTCGGCGACGAACTCGCCGACGTCCCCGGCGACGATGAGCCAGTCGCCGTCCCGCTCCGGCCGCAGCCGCTCGACGATGGCCTTGTTCTCCGCGTGGACCACGTGCAGGTCACTGATGGCGAGCAACTGAGGCAGGCCGGATCCGGCCATGCGGACCTCCCGTCCATCCGGGGCACCGCACGCACCCACATCCGCACCGCTCGCTGCCGGTGGGCATGGCGAGACGGCCTGACGGGCTCCGACCCTACGGAGCCGGGTCCACGCAGGCACACCCCTAGACGGGCCGCGCGGACCCCTAGGCGGCCGTGACCTGGCCGACGCCGGTCAGGTCACGGCTTTCCGTGCCGTCGGAGGCTCCTCGCGTCCGGTCAGGACCTGCCAGGTCGGTCAGGACTTGCCGAACTCGCGCTGGATGATGTCGAACAACTCCTCCCGGCTCGCCGATTCCAACTCCTGCCCCGCGGCCGGCGCCGGCGCGACGGCGGCGGGTCGTCCCCGCCACCTGGCCACCAGGTCCTCCAGCCGGCCGATGACCGCGTCGTCGACCTGGTCGCCGGGCAGGCCGCCGAGGAGTTGGTCGAGGCGCTCGATCTCCGCCACGATCGGCATCGCCGGCTGCTCGGGCGCCAGCTCGGCCCGCAGGTGCCCGGCGAGCGCGTTCGGGGTGGGATGGTCGAAGACGAGGGTGGCGGGCAGCCCGATGCCCGTCTCGGCGGTCAGCCGGTTGCGCAGCTCGACCGCCGTGAGCGAGTCGAAGCCCAGTTCGAGGAAGCCACGGCTGGGCCTGATCCCGCTCGGCGTGGCGTGACCGAGCACCGCCGCGGCGGTGCCGCGGACCAGGTCGAGCAGGATGCGGTCGCGCTCCGGCCCGGAAGCGGCGGCCAGCCGCTCGCGCAGCGCCGTCGCCGCGCCCCGGTCCTCGCGGGTCGGGGCGTCCTCGCCCTGCCCAGGCTGGGCTTCGGGGATTTCGGTGAACAGGCGGGACGGCCGCAACGCCGTGAACGACGGCACAAACCGATCCCACCGCACATCCGCCACCACCACATCAGACTCACCACCCTCCAACACCCCCTGCAACGCCACCACCGCCAACTCCGGCACCATCCCCGGCAACCCACGCCGACTCAACTGCTCACCCGCCACCCCCACCGCCATACCCGCCTCAGCCCACGGCCCCCACGCCACCGACGTCCCCACCAACCCACGCCCACGCCGCGACACCACCAACCCATCCAAAAACGCATTCGCCGCCGCATACCCCACCTGACCCGCCGAACCCCACACCCCCGCAATCGACGAAAACACCACAAACGCATCCAAATCCAAACCAGCCGTCAACTCATCCAACACCACCGCACCACCAACCTTCGCCCGCAACACCTCCTCCACCTCACCCACACCCACCTCACCCAACGACGTCAACTGCGCCGCACCCGCCGCATGCACCACCGCCCGCAACCGCTCACCCGCACCCACCAAATCCCCCAACAACCCCGCCACCGCACCACGATCCGCCACATCACACGCCACCACCGAGACCCGCACACCCAAACCCTCCAACCGCCCCACCAACTCCCCCACACCCGGCGCACCACCACCACGCCGACTCACCAACACCACATGCTCCGCACCCACACCCGCCGCCCACACCGCCACCCGCGCACCCAACGCCCCCGTACCACCCGTCACCAACACCGTCCCCGACAACCGGAAACCAACCCCACCAACACCCGCCGAAGAACCCGCACGCACCAACCGCCGCACAAACACACCCGACGACCGCAACGCCACCTGATCCTC encodes:
- a CDS encoding metallophosphoesterase family protein, which codes for MAGSGLPQLLAISDLHVVHAENKAIVERLRPERDGDWLIVAGDVGEFVADVEWALGLLSRRFAKVIWAPGNHELWTPREDPVQLRGDARYQHLVQLCRGLGVVTPEDPYPVWDPQGDDPVLIAPLFLLYDYSFRPAGTYTKEQALARAHEVGVVCTDEILLHPDPYPTRDAWCRARLALTERRLTAERDGLPTVLVNHFPLVREPTRILRYPEFAQWCGTEATADWHVRFDARVAVYGHLHIPRTTWYDGVRFEEVSVGYPREWRRRSTPPGRLRRILPAVTGQPA